From a region of the Zingiber officinale cultivar Zhangliang chromosome 4B, Zo_v1.1, whole genome shotgun sequence genome:
- the LOC121974959 gene encoding uncharacterized protein At4g06744-like: MYHANTCTQTNRLRQWQKTEEGRKRGRKEGRKRAFQQMAHGRVVLLMLLFALLFASSLCGSPTIAPERKAIEISIGVGNETEFLNDKQYKAYIVIQRFKKIITCDPGGVTNSWVGPRPCNYQGFHCGAPEDSPDEPTIAAVDFNGYNLSAPSVSGFLDHLPDLAFFHSNSNNFSGPIPDLSGLRYLRELDVSNSAHTGAFPAAVLSLRNLIFLDIRFNLFAGAVPASVFNLDLDVLFLNDNNLNKPLPAAIGSSPVAYLTLANNGFTGPIPRSISKASKTLIEVLLLNNNLSGCLPQEIGLLSVATVFDAGSNRITGPIPWSFACLLKVEQLNLAENLLYGEVPDLVCRLATDGNLANLSLSGNYFTWLGHSCWGLIDAGVLDVRRNCILGLPEQRSPTECARFLLRAKYCPFRYEVPCSLTTCAVKAAAPPRYVTYEALRPPPRN; this comes from the exons ATGTATCATGCCAACACATGCACACAAACAAACAGGCTTCGACAGTGGCAGAAAACAGAGGAAGGAAGGAAgcgaggaaggaaggaaggaaggaagcgaGCATTTCAACAAATGGCTCACGGGAGAGTCGTCCTCCTGATGCTCCTGTTCGCGTTGCTCTTCGCCTCCTCCCTCTGTGGCTCTCCGACCATTGCGCCTGAGAGAAAGGCCATCGAGATCAGCATCGGCGTCGGCAATGAGACCGAATTCCTCAACGACAAGCAGTACAAAGCGTACATTGTGATCCAGCGGTTCAAGAAGATCATCACCTGCGACCCCGGCGGGGTGACCAACTCCTGGGTGGGCCCCCGGCCTTGCAACTACCAGGGGTTTCACTGCGGCGCCCCGGAGGACTCCCCCGACGAGCCGACCATCGCTGCCGTCGACTTCAACGGCTACAACCTCAGCGCCCCCTCCGTGTCTGGCTTCTTGGACCATCTCCCGGACCTCGCTTTCTTCCACTCCAACTCCAACAACTTCTCCGGCCCCATCCCCGACCTCTCTGGGCTACGGTACCTCCGTGAGCTCGACGTCAGCAACAGCGCCCACACCGGCGCCTTCCCCGCGGCCGTCCTCTCTCTCCGCAACCTCATCTTCCTCGACATCCGCTTCAACCTCTTCGCCGGCGCTGTCCCGGCCTCCGTCTTCAACCTCGACCTCGACGTGCTGTTCCTCAACGACAACAATCTCAACAAGCCACTGCCGGCCGCCATCGGAAGCTCGCCCGTCGCGTACCTTACCCTGGCCAACAACGGCTTCACCGGCCCAATTCCACGGTCGATCTCCAAAGCTTCGAAAACCTTAATTGAG GTGCTCCTCCTCAACAACAATCTCTCCGGCTGCTTGCCTCAGGAAATTGGATTGCTGAGCGTCGCGACGGTCTTCGACGCTGGATCCAACCGTATCACGGGGCCGATTCCCTGGTCCTTTGCCTGCCTCCTCAAGGTGGAGCAGCTCAACCTGGCGGAGAACCTGCTCTACGGCGAGGTGCCAGATCTGGTGTGCCGGCTCGCCACGGACGGCAACTTGGCTAATCTATCTCTCTCGGGAAACTACTTCACCTGGCTAGGGCACTCCTGCTGGGGCTTGATCGACGCCGGAGTGCTGGACGTGAGGCGGAATTGCATACTAGGTCTGCCGGAGCAGAGGTCGCCGACGGAGTGCGCGCGCTTCCTGTTGCGGGCGAAGTACTGCCCCTTCCGGTACGAGGTGCCGTGTAGTCTGACCACGTGCGCGGTGAAGGCGGCGGCGCCACCGCGGTACGTGACGTATGAGGCGCTTCGTCCGCCGCCCCGCAATTAG